One Rhinopithecus roxellana isolate Shanxi Qingling chromosome 7, ASM756505v1, whole genome shotgun sequence DNA segment encodes these proteins:
- the AMELX gene encoding amelogenin, X isoform isoform X1, translating into MGTWILFACLLGAAFAMPLPPHPGHPGYINFSYENSHSQAINVDRTALVLTPLKWYQSIRPPYPSYGYEPMGGWLHHQIIPVLSQQHPPTHTLQPHHHIPVVPAQQPVVPQQPMMPVPGQHSMTPTQHHQPNLPPPAQQPYQPQPVQPQPHQPMQPQPPVHPMQPLPPQPPLPPMFPMQPLPPMLPDLTLEAWPSTDKTKREEVD; encoded by the exons ATGGGGACCTGGATTTTATTTGCCTGCCTCCTGGGAGCAGCTTTTGCCATGCCT CTACCACCTCATCCTGGGCACCCTGGTTATATCAACTTCAGCTATGAG aaCTCACATTCTCAGGCTATCAATGTTGACAGGACTGCATTA GTGCTTACCCCTTTGAAGTGGTACCAGAGCATAAGGCCACCG TACCCTTCCTATGGTTACGAGCCCATGGGTGGATGGCTGCACCACCAAATCATCCCCGTGCTGTCCCAACAGCACCCCCCGACTCACACCCTGCAGCCTCATCACCACATCCCAGTGGTGCCAGCTCAGCAGCCCGTGGTCCCCCAGCAACCAATGATGCCCGTTCCTGGCCAACACTCCATGACTCCAACCCAACACCACCAGCCAAACCTCCCTCCGCCCGCCCAGCAGCCCTACCAGCCCCAGCCTGTTcagccacagcctcaccagcCCATGCAGCCCCAGCCACCTGTGCACCCCATGCAGCCCCTGCCGCCACAGCCACCTCTGCCTCCGATGTTCCCcatgcagcccctgcctcccatgCTTCCTGATCTGACTCTGGAAGCTTGGCCATCAACGGACAAGACCAAGCGGGAGGAAGTG
- the AMELX gene encoding amelogenin, X isoform isoform X3, producing MGTWILFACLLGAAFAMPVLTPLKWYQSIRPPYPSYGYEPMGGWLHHQIIPVLSQQHPPTHTLQPHHHIPVVPAQQPVVPQQPMMPVPGQHSMTPTQHHQPNLPPPAQQPYQPQPVQPQPHQPMQPQPPVHPMQPLPPQPPLPPMFPMQPLPPMLPDLTLEAWPSTDKTKREEVD from the exons ATGGGGACCTGGATTTTATTTGCCTGCCTCCTGGGAGCAGCTTTTGCCATGCCT GTGCTTACCCCTTTGAAGTGGTACCAGAGCATAAGGCCACCG TACCCTTCCTATGGTTACGAGCCCATGGGTGGATGGCTGCACCACCAAATCATCCCCGTGCTGTCCCAACAGCACCCCCCGACTCACACCCTGCAGCCTCATCACCACATCCCAGTGGTGCCAGCTCAGCAGCCCGTGGTCCCCCAGCAACCAATGATGCCCGTTCCTGGCCAACACTCCATGACTCCAACCCAACACCACCAGCCAAACCTCCCTCCGCCCGCCCAGCAGCCCTACCAGCCCCAGCCTGTTcagccacagcctcaccagcCCATGCAGCCCCAGCCACCTGTGCACCCCATGCAGCCCCTGCCGCCACAGCCACCTCTGCCTCCGATGTTCCCcatgcagcccctgcctcccatgCTTCCTGATCTGACTCTGGAAGCTTGGCCATCAACGGACAAGACCAAGCGGGAGGAAGTG
- the AMELX gene encoding amelogenin, X isoform isoform X2 translates to MGTWILFACLLGAAFAMPLPPHPGHPGYINFSYEVLTPLKWYQSIRPPYPSYGYEPMGGWLHHQIIPVLSQQHPPTHTLQPHHHIPVVPAQQPVVPQQPMMPVPGQHSMTPTQHHQPNLPPPAQQPYQPQPVQPQPHQPMQPQPPVHPMQPLPPQPPLPPMFPMQPLPPMLPDLTLEAWPSTDKTKREEVD, encoded by the exons ATGGGGACCTGGATTTTATTTGCCTGCCTCCTGGGAGCAGCTTTTGCCATGCCT CTACCACCTCATCCTGGGCACCCTGGTTATATCAACTTCAGCTATGAG GTGCTTACCCCTTTGAAGTGGTACCAGAGCATAAGGCCACCG TACCCTTCCTATGGTTACGAGCCCATGGGTGGATGGCTGCACCACCAAATCATCCCCGTGCTGTCCCAACAGCACCCCCCGACTCACACCCTGCAGCCTCATCACCACATCCCAGTGGTGCCAGCTCAGCAGCCCGTGGTCCCCCAGCAACCAATGATGCCCGTTCCTGGCCAACACTCCATGACTCCAACCCAACACCACCAGCCAAACCTCCCTCCGCCCGCCCAGCAGCCCTACCAGCCCCAGCCTGTTcagccacagcctcaccagcCCATGCAGCCCCAGCCACCTGTGCACCCCATGCAGCCCCTGCCGCCACAGCCACCTCTGCCTCCGATGTTCCCcatgcagcccctgcctcccatgCTTCCTGATCTGACTCTGGAAGCTTGGCCATCAACGGACAAGACCAAGCGGGAGGAAGTG